The proteins below are encoded in one region of Physeter macrocephalus isolate SW-GA unplaced genomic scaffold, ASM283717v5 random_1819, whole genome shotgun sequence:
- the SELENOW gene encoding selenoprotein W yields the protein MAVPVRVVYCGAUGYKSKYLQLKKKLEDEFPGRLDICGEGTPQVTGFFEVLVAGKLVHSKKGGDGYVDTESKFLKLVAAIKAALSQA from the exons ATGGCTGTTCCCGTTCGAGTCGTTTATTG TGGCGCTTGAGGCTACAAGTCCAAG TATCTTCAGCTTAAGAAGAAGTTAGAAGATGAATTCCCTGGACGCCTGGACATC tgcgGCGAGGGGACGCCCCAGGTCACCGGTTTCTTTGAAGTGTTGGTAGCGGGGAAGTTGGTTCACTCCAAGAAG GGAGGCGATGGCTATGTGGACACGGAGAGCAAGTTTCTGAAGCTGGTGGCCGCCATCAAAGCCGCTTTGTCTCAGGCCTGA